One Staphylococcus simiae genomic region harbors:
- the sdgA gene encoding serine-aspartate repeat adhesin O-glycosyltransferase SdgA translates to MNYFLGTILEGKITGVEKAQLNRLQLFKQFNMPATCIYTSWNPYLYANAEKFNVEDDVFTMYDYFQQSMNEKMSIAKNWIQFWKDECRYELKFVPNSNDVRIYHNGMFTMYAHFFDRHYNKLNYINYFDINNKKIKRDMYDCRGFLSCSRILGDHQRVVLENYFSPHGDLKIQKYFNLNDNNNELTKIILYDSNSTHYFNNESELIIYFYQCLYQHGDQFILDRPHELGQIINQLPTIPVIAVLHSTHIVGVDQIKSYYKPIFSNLDRYQAIVVSTIQQQLDVVDYINQQIPVHVIPPGSASSVKHDIDFDKKINNRLISVARLVPGKQIKHQIEAVKQLVTKYPSLKLDIFGHGSGAKEYQQLIVDNNLSSNITIHDFSTNIKHEIATADMMIFTSIMEGFGLVILESIAVGTPVISYDIKYGPAEIIESDYNGFLIKPNDINSLVDKIDMLLSDRQKLTQFSLNSLQTAERFYDHVIAEKWQTII, encoded by the coding sequence ATGAATTATTTTTTAGGGACTATTCTGGAAGGTAAAATTACAGGAGTAGAAAAAGCACAACTCAATAGATTGCAACTATTCAAACAATTTAATATGCCAGCAACTTGTATTTACACTAGTTGGAATCCGTATCTATACGCTAACGCTGAAAAATTTAATGTCGAAGATGATGTTTTTACTATGTATGATTATTTCCAACAAAGTATGAATGAAAAGATGTCTATTGCTAAAAACTGGATACAATTTTGGAAAGATGAATGTCGTTATGAACTAAAATTTGTTCCAAATTCAAATGATGTCAGAATCTATCATAATGGCATGTTTACGATGTATGCACATTTTTTTGATAGACATTATAATAAGCTTAACTACATCAATTATTTTGATATTAATAATAAAAAGATTAAACGTGACATGTATGATTGTAGAGGTTTTTTAAGTTGTTCACGCATACTTGGAGATCATCAACGAGTCGTATTAGAAAATTATTTCTCTCCTCATGGCGACTTAAAAATTCAAAAATATTTTAATTTAAATGACAATAACAATGAATTAACAAAAATAATATTATATGATTCAAATTCTACTCATTATTTTAATAATGAAAGTGAATTAATCATTTATTTTTATCAATGTCTTTATCAACATGGTGATCAATTTATCTTAGATAGACCTCATGAATTAGGTCAAATCATTAACCAACTCCCAACAATACCTGTCATCGCTGTGTTACATAGTACTCATATTGTCGGTGTTGATCAAATTAAAAGTTATTACAAACCTATATTCAGTAACTTAGATAGATATCAAGCTATTGTTGTGTCAACGATTCAACAGCAATTAGATGTCGTTGATTATATTAATCAACAGATTCCTGTTCATGTTATTCCTCCTGGTTCTGCTAGTTCAGTCAAACATGACATTGACTTCGATAAAAAAATAAACAATAGATTGATTTCAGTAGCTAGATTAGTACCTGGTAAGCAAATCAAACATCAAATAGAAGCAGTAAAGCAGTTAGTTACTAAATATCCTTCGCTAAAATTAGATATATTTGGTCACGGTAGTGGCGCTAAAGAATACCAACAATTGATCGTCGACAATAACCTATCATCCAATATTACAATTCATGACTTTTCAACAAACATAAAGCATGAAATAGCAACTGCTGATATGATGATTTTTACAAGTATTATGGAAGGATTTGGTTTAGTTATTTTAGAATCCATTGCCGTTGGTACGCCAGTCATAAGTTACGATATTAAATACGGTCCTGCTGAAATAATAGAATCAGATTATAACGGTTTTCTTATTAAACCAAATGATATAAATAGCTTAGTTGACAAGATAGATATGTTATTAAGTGATCGTCAGAAATTAACTCAATTCTCCTTAAATAGTTTACAAACAGCTGAACGCTTTTACGATCATGTTATAGCTGAGAAATGGCAAACAATTATATAA